In Prevotella sp. oral taxon 475, one DNA window encodes the following:
- a CDS encoding nucleoside deaminase, producing the protein MNNEELMRRAIALSEASVLKGGGPFGAVVAKNGEIIAEASNSVTIDHDPTAHAEVNAIRQAARELGTFDLSGCDIYTSCEPCPMCLGAIYWAHLDTIYYANNRKDAARIGFDDDLIYREMPLQPAQRQRRMLQLLPEEARKAFDMWEQNEEKTAY; encoded by the coding sequence ATGAACAACGAAGAACTGATGCGCAGAGCCATCGCCCTGAGTGAGGCAAGTGTGCTGAAAGGTGGCGGTCCTTTTGGGGCTGTGGTTGCTAAAAACGGAGAAATCATAGCCGAAGCATCCAATAGCGTGACCATTGACCACGACCCAACGGCACATGCCGAGGTGAATGCGATCCGGCAAGCAGCCCGAGAGTTGGGTACGTTCGATCTCTCGGGCTGTGATATTTACACCTCGTGCGAACCCTGTCCGATGTGTCTTGGGGCCATTTATTGGGCACATCTCGACACCATCTACTATGCTAATAACCGCAAAGATGCAGCAAGAATAGGTTTTGACGACGATTTGATCTATCGCGAAATGCCGCTCCAACCTGCTCAAAGGCAAAGGCGGATGTTGCAGCTTTTGCCTGAAGAGGCACGCAAAGC
- the aat gene encoding leucyl/phenylalanyl-tRNA--protein transferase, which yields MVFSLSSDLAFPDPHLGEPDGLLAVGGDLSVDRLLLGYSWGIFPWYSFRYSGEIHWYCPMQRFVIFPKEIHVSHSMRALINKGTYRISFNEDFDGVIKHCSRLRIKEEGAWLGVDMVKAYCKMYEQGFAASVEVWREDRLVGGLYGVTIGRCFFGESMFSLVPSASKLALIHLAHFFRDNGGTLIDCQFETPHLRTMGGRYIAYDDYLKIIQQKDE from the coding sequence ATGGTTTTCTCTCTTTCTTCCGATCTCGCATTCCCCGATCCTCACTTAGGAGAACCCGACGGACTGCTGGCCGTTGGCGGAGATCTCTCTGTCGACCGATTGTTGTTGGGCTATAGCTGGGGCATCTTTCCGTGGTATTCTTTTCGTTATAGCGGAGAAATACATTGGTATTGCCCCATGCAGCGATTTGTTATTTTCCCGAAAGAGATTCATGTGTCGCATTCGATGCGCGCGTTGATAAACAAAGGCACCTATCGCATCAGCTTTAACGAAGACTTCGACGGGGTCATTAAACACTGTAGTCGGCTGCGCATCAAAGAAGAAGGGGCTTGGCTGGGCGTGGATATGGTGAAAGCCTATTGCAAAATGTATGAACAGGGCTTTGCTGCCAGCGTAGAAGTGTGGCGGGAAGATAGACTCGTAGGCGGCCTTTATGGGGTGACCATCGGACGATGCTTTTTCGGCGAGAGCATGTTTTCGCTCGTGCCGAGTGCCAGTAAGTTGGCTCTTATCCATCTGGCACACTTCTTTCGCGACAACGGAGGTACCCTTATCGACTGCCAGTTTGAAACGCCACACCTGCGAACCATGGGCGGGCGATACATTGCTTACGACGACTATCTGAAAATCATACAACAAAAAGACGAATGA
- a CDS encoding AAA family ATPase, producing MTQDYNSAETNKAFDAALGYCLHYRNEFVTPEHLLLALTDQNNFCQTFAKLGGDADVLRQQVFGAVKSMERVPDDVPYDPQPSKMFHDIVTEAEKCAKDLGSDRLQVGHITGILAKQEKLDAAYFLRRQLGEKTVHFLVKLSDVYKYKSTLTSIFDDDEQQEDWRDLVTCVSETWKNHNPLIGRETELERTIQVLCRKEKNNPLHVGEPGVGKTSLVYGLAARIACGEVPVRLVGCRIYEMDMGAMIAGTQYRGELEGRIKQVMEGVQGEGKAIIYIDEIHNLVGAGRTGESSMDVSNMLKPYLERGDVRFIGSTTYAEYNRYFAKSAGVVRRFQQIDIGEPSVEEAIGILKGLQKKYESFHHVRYTPEAIDYAVRASAKFINDRFLPDKAIDLIDEAGAFRELHPLEGHEQEVDKQLVADVLAKVCKVQAAAMKEEGNEALATLQSRIKEKVFGQDEAVQQVVRAVQMAKAGLTEENKPLASLLFVGPTGVGKTEVARVLAQELGIELVRFDMSEYTEKHAVAKLIGAPAGYVGYEDGGLLTDAIRKSPNCILLLDEIEKAHTDIYNILLQVMDYARLTDNKGRKADFRNVVLILTSNAGAQYAAQASVGFNGNISRGEAMLAQVKKTFKPEFINRLSAMVVFHDMSRAMAQLILQKKLAALHAQLAARQVQLTLTAEAEKHLLSLGFTAQSGAREMDRVIASQLKPLLTREMLFGKLKNGGRAEVSKAPNSPDEEGDANSSELVLEVLPRLSTDVSPQNGRERL from the coding sequence ATGACACAAGATTACAATTCGGCAGAAACCAATAAGGCTTTTGATGCTGCACTTGGCTATTGCCTGCACTATCGAAACGAGTTCGTTACGCCCGAGCATCTGTTGCTGGCGTTGACCGATCAGAACAACTTTTGCCAAACTTTTGCCAAGTTAGGCGGTGATGCTGACGTGTTGCGCCAACAGGTTTTCGGGGCTGTAAAGAGCATGGAACGGGTGCCGGACGATGTGCCTTACGATCCGCAACCCTCGAAAATGTTCCACGACATCGTGACCGAGGCGGAGAAATGCGCTAAAGATTTGGGTTCAGACCGTTTGCAAGTGGGTCACATCACCGGCATTCTCGCTAAGCAAGAAAAATTGGATGCGGCTTACTTTTTGAGGCGGCAGTTGGGCGAAAAAACGGTGCACTTTCTCGTCAAACTGTCCGATGTCTATAAATATAAGAGTACGCTCACCAGCATTTTCGACGACGACGAGCAGCAGGAAGACTGGAGAGACCTGGTGACCTGCGTGAGCGAGACCTGGAAAAACCACAATCCGCTGATCGGAAGGGAGACCGAACTGGAGCGCACCATTCAGGTGTTGTGCCGCAAGGAGAAAAACAATCCGCTGCATGTGGGTGAACCCGGCGTTGGAAAAACGTCGTTGGTGTATGGCTTAGCGGCACGTATTGCCTGCGGAGAGGTGCCGGTCCGCCTGGTGGGATGCCGCATCTATGAGATGGATATGGGGGCGATGATAGCCGGAACTCAATATCGAGGCGAACTCGAAGGGCGCATCAAACAGGTGATGGAGGGCGTGCAAGGAGAGGGAAAGGCAATTATCTACATCGACGAAATACATAATTTGGTGGGCGCAGGACGAACGGGCGAAAGCTCGATGGACGTCTCGAATATGCTCAAGCCCTATCTCGAACGAGGCGATGTGCGCTTCATCGGGTCGACTACCTATGCCGAATACAATCGCTATTTTGCCAAAAGCGCGGGTGTGGTGAGGCGGTTTCAACAGATAGACATCGGCGAACCCAGCGTGGAAGAGGCTATCGGTATCTTAAAGGGGTTGCAAAAGAAGTATGAATCGTTTCACCATGTGCGCTATACGCCTGAGGCCATCGACTATGCTGTGCGTGCCAGTGCGAAGTTTATCAATGATCGGTTCCTGCCCGACAAAGCTATCGACCTGATAGATGAGGCTGGTGCTTTCCGCGAACTGCATCCCTTGGAAGGTCATGAGCAGGAGGTGGATAAACAACTCGTGGCCGACGTGCTGGCCAAAGTATGCAAAGTGCAGGCCGCAGCCATGAAAGAAGAGGGCAACGAGGCCTTGGCCACACTGCAAAGTCGTATCAAGGAAAAGGTGTTTGGACAGGACGAAGCGGTGCAACAGGTGGTGAGAGCTGTGCAGATGGCAAAAGCGGGACTCACGGAAGAGAACAAACCGCTGGCCTCGCTCTTGTTTGTCGGACCCACAGGGGTGGGCAAAACTGAGGTGGCACGCGTGCTGGCGCAAGAACTGGGCATCGAATTGGTGCGCTTCGACATGAGCGAATACACCGAGAAACATGCCGTGGCAAAACTCATCGGAGCACCTGCGGGCTATGTGGGATATGAAGATGGCGGGTTGTTGACCGATGCCATACGCAAGAGTCCCAATTGTATTCTGCTCTTAGACGAGATCGAAAAGGCGCATACCGACATCTATAACATTCTGCTTCAGGTGATGGATTATGCTCGGTTGACCGATAATAAGGGACGGAAAGCCGACTTCCGCAATGTGGTTCTCATCCTCACGAGCAATGCCGGGGCACAATATGCCGCACAGGCCAGCGTGGGTTTCAATGGCAATATCTCGCGCGGCGAGGCGATGTTGGCACAGGTCAAGAAGACATTCAAGCCCGAATTCATCAATCGTCTTTCGGCCATGGTGGTGTTCCACGATATGAGTAGGGCCATGGCACAACTCATCCTACAGAAGAAACTCGCTGCCCTGCATGCCCAATTGGCGGCAAGACAGGTGCAGCTCACTCTTACCGCAGAGGCAGAAAAGCATTTGCTCTCCCTTGGTTTTACGGCGCAGAGCGGCGCACGAGAGATGGATCGCGTCATCGCTTCTCAACTCAAACCTCTGCTTACACGCGAAATGTTGTTCGGGAAACTTAAGAATGGCGGACGGGCAGAGGTGAGCAAGGCTCCGAACAGTCCTGATGAAGAGGGCGATGCCAACTCTTCGGAGTTGGTGTTGGAGGTGCTTCCCCGTCTTTCTACAGACGTTTCTCCACAGAATGGCAGAGAGAGGCTTTAA
- a CDS encoding ATP-dependent Clp protease adaptor ClpS, with protein MAKQQSAIRERERTDLREPRRYKVWIHNDDVTTMDFVVMLLRNVFFKSPDEAEELMLAVHEHNKAVVGIYSYDIAVSKVEKATAMAREEGFPLRLTCQPG; from the coding sequence ATGGCAAAGCAACAGTCTGCAATCAGAGAAAGAGAGCGTACCGACCTGCGCGAGCCGCGGCGATACAAAGTATGGATACACAACGACGATGTGACCACAATGGATTTCGTTGTGATGTTGCTGAGAAACGTTTTCTTCAAATCGCCCGACGAGGCAGAAGAACTGATGCTCGCCGTTCACGAACATAATAAAGCCGTGGTGGGCATCTATAGCTATGATATAGCTGTGTCTAAGGTAGAAAAAGCCACGGCCATGGCAAGAGAAGAGGGCTTTCCGCTACGGCTGACTTGCCAACCGGGATAA
- a CDS encoding DEAD/DEAH box helicase codes for MNSIISSYLTPDELFRRVEAVIAALDEAPQTVNRLLHDTLVLTCAGGLRESRQAFGNLFSQVDFLCKRHRMAVRDVVAIQKMRRDSNRADLISAEDVLYHCRALCLFISAVFSVDVPSVLVGRIPTLNKPAEKLSHIDYRYLRCIVRGWEDDVLLVEREGNNDGRETRVDCSAPEWAYLRRLTVEGMQLNLLDCTENQGLIVPQLVVVEPDFLVDISAIARCFTDYGHHPLAYTVNRMAPQVNSQAILIGGFAGAALDDVVNNKGVYDWRTTLVNTFKEHALAFCTCPDLNAKEPFKEVAIKQARNIGQIVDELFGGDEGIYAREKAILEPSFVCEALGLQGRVDLMTTDFRLLIEQKSGANYNILRNQPNAYGSFQKEDHYVQLLLYYGVLQHNFHLSNRQVDIRLLYSKYPLPGGLVVVSYLQRLFHEALHLRNRIVAQEFAFARRGFKQTLPLLSPETLNEKALDTPFFHRYLYPQIDVVTRPLHRLSPLEEAYFCRMMTFVYREQLLSKVGHIEGKGGCGADLWNMPLAEKRETGNIFTGLRLEKMASSRAYNGFDLLTFSIPEQGEDFLPNFRRGDMVYLYACREGAEPDVRASILFKGVLADLSTDRLTVHLNDGLQNADILPQESLFVVEHSASDIGHTAAIKALHTFATAPQGRRALLLSQREPRWEASARLTRSYHPHYDEVLLKVKQAKDYFLLVGPPGTGKTSMALRFIVEEELASSATPSSSVLLLSYTHRAVDEMCEMLSSAGIPFIRMGSEYSCDPRFRSYLLENVVEETPRLEHIRQRIEQTQVFVATTSTLQSRPHIFTLKRFSLAVVDEASQILEPNIIGLLCASAPFRNAKEGEIDADGCARPAIERFVLIGDYKQLPAVVQQNGAQAAVQDPLLEAIGLTDCRLSLFQRLIRWEQQQGRTRFIGTLARQGRMHPEVAAFACERFYAEEGLDIVPCPHQKVTSLGYDLQAEDELDRLLQSHRLLFFASPDSRKPGLSDKANPAEACIVAHLLARIRRFYGDRFEAHRTVGVIVPYRNQIAMIRREVERLGLPELNEVTIDTVERYQGSQRDVVIYSFTVQNVYQLDFLTANCFEENDRTIDRKLNVALTRARTQMLLTGHAPTLSRNSLFAQLMAFARKKGGYVAHFPLAVEAECSART; via the coding sequence ATGAACTCTATAATCTCTTCTTACCTCACCCCCGACGAGCTGTTTCGCCGAGTGGAAGCGGTGATTGCGGCCCTGGACGAGGCTCCGCAAACAGTGAACCGACTACTGCACGACACATTGGTGCTGACCTGTGCGGGCGGTTTGCGCGAGAGTAGGCAGGCCTTTGGCAACTTGTTTTCACAGGTAGACTTTCTCTGTAAGCGACATCGTATGGCCGTGCGCGATGTGGTGGCCATCCAAAAGATGCGCCGCGACAGCAATCGAGCCGACCTTATCTCGGCCGAGGACGTGCTTTATCACTGCCGTGCGTTGTGTCTTTTCATCTCGGCCGTATTCTCTGTAGATGTGCCTTCGGTGTTGGTGGGGCGCATTCCGACACTGAACAAGCCCGCCGAGAAGCTCAGCCACATCGACTATCGTTACCTTCGCTGCATCGTCAGAGGCTGGGAGGACGACGTGTTGCTTGTGGAAAGAGAGGGCAACAACGACGGACGAGAAACGAGAGTAGACTGTTCGGCCCCCGAATGGGCCTATCTGCGCAGATTGACCGTGGAGGGAATGCAACTCAATCTGCTCGACTGCACCGAGAATCAAGGCCTCATCGTGCCGCAACTGGTGGTCGTGGAACCTGACTTCTTAGTGGACATCAGTGCCATTGCACGATGTTTCACCGACTACGGACACCATCCTTTGGCCTACACCGTGAACCGAATGGCTCCTCAAGTCAACTCGCAAGCGATTCTCATTGGTGGTTTTGCCGGGGCGGCTCTCGACGATGTGGTGAACAACAAGGGGGTGTATGACTGGCGAACCACCCTCGTCAACACCTTTAAAGAGCATGCTCTGGCTTTCTGCACCTGTCCCGACCTCAATGCCAAGGAGCCTTTCAAAGAGGTGGCCATTAAACAGGCGCGAAACATCGGACAGATTGTAGACGAGCTCTTCGGCGGCGATGAGGGCATTTACGCGCGAGAAAAGGCCATTCTCGAGCCGTCGTTCGTGTGCGAAGCATTGGGTTTGCAGGGCCGTGTCGACCTGATGACAACCGACTTCCGCCTCCTGATCGAACAGAAATCGGGAGCCAACTACAACATTCTGCGCAACCAGCCGAACGCTTATGGCAGTTTTCAAAAAGAGGATCACTATGTGCAATTGCTGCTCTACTACGGGGTGTTGCAACACAATTTTCACCTGTCTAATCGGCAGGTAGACATCCGTCTGCTTTACTCCAAATATCCTTTGCCCGGCGGACTGGTGGTGGTGAGCTATCTGCAACGGCTCTTTCACGAGGCACTGCACCTACGCAACCGCATCGTGGCGCAAGAGTTTGCCTTTGCCCGGCGAGGATTCAAACAGACTCTCCCTCTGCTTTCACCCGAGACTCTCAACGAGAAGGCTCTTGACACTCCTTTCTTTCACCGTTATCTTTACCCGCAAATCGATGTCGTGACACGCCCTCTCCATCGCCTTTCACCACTCGAGGAGGCGTATTTTTGCCGAATGATGACTTTCGTTTATCGCGAGCAGCTGCTATCAAAAGTGGGACATATAGAAGGGAAAGGGGGCTGCGGAGCCGACCTTTGGAACATGCCGCTGGCCGAAAAACGGGAAACGGGCAACATCTTTACAGGGCTTCGGCTCGAGAAAATGGCTTCCAGTAGGGCCTATAACGGATTCGACTTACTTACATTTTCTATCCCCGAACAGGGCGAAGACTTTCTGCCCAACTTCCGTCGCGGCGATATGGTGTATCTTTATGCCTGTCGAGAAGGGGCTGAACCGGATGTACGAGCCAGCATTCTCTTCAAAGGCGTACTGGCAGACTTGAGTACAGACCGGCTCACCGTGCATCTGAACGATGGTCTGCAAAACGCCGACATCCTGCCACAAGAGAGTCTTTTCGTCGTAGAACACAGCGCAAGCGACATCGGTCACACTGCTGCTATCAAGGCTTTGCACACCTTTGCCACGGCTCCACAAGGACGCAGAGCATTGCTTCTCTCACAGCGCGAACCGCGATGGGAGGCTTCAGCCCGGCTCACACGTAGCTATCACCCGCACTACGACGAGGTGTTGCTCAAAGTGAAGCAGGCAAAAGACTATTTTCTGCTTGTAGGTCCGCCCGGAACCGGCAAGACTTCAATGGCCCTGCGCTTCATCGTAGAAGAAGAACTGGCCTCTTCTGCCACGCCATCATCCTCCGTCTTGCTGCTCTCTTACACCCATCGGGCGGTGGATGAGATGTGCGAGATGCTCTCTTCGGCAGGTATTCCCTTCATCCGAATGGGTAGCGAGTATAGCTGCGACCCACGTTTTCGTTCTTATCTTTTGGAGAATGTGGTAGAGGAAACACCACGACTGGAACACATCCGGCAACGAATCGAGCAGACACAGGTATTTGTGGCCACGACATCGACTCTGCAATCGCGGCCACATATCTTCACCTTAAAACGGTTTTCACTGGCCGTGGTAGACGAGGCTTCGCAGATTCTTGAACCCAATATCATCGGGTTGCTCTGCGCATCGGCCCCTTTCCGCAATGCCAAGGAGGGCGAAATAGATGCCGACGGATGCGCTCGGCCTGCCATTGAGCGGTTTGTCTTGATTGGCGATTACAAACAATTGCCCGCCGTAGTGCAGCAGAACGGGGCACAGGCGGCCGTTCAGGATCCGCTGCTCGAGGCCATCGGACTGACCGACTGCCGCCTCTCGCTCTTCCAACGACTCATTCGCTGGGAGCAACAGCAGGGCCGAACCCGCTTCATAGGCACTCTTGCGCGCCAGGGCAGAATGCATCCCGAGGTGGCTGCCTTTGCTTGCGAGCGGTTTTATGCGGAAGAAGGACTGGACATTGTTCCTTGTCCGCACCAAAAAGTCACGTCGCTGGGCTATGACTTACAGGCCGAAGATGAGCTCGACCGTCTGTTGCAATCCCACCGATTGTTGTTCTTCGCTTCGCCAGACAGTAGAAAGCCTGGCCTTTCCGACAAGGCAAACCCTGCCGAAGCCTGTATCGTGGCCCATCTCCTGGCCCGCATCCGTCGCTTCTACGGAGACCGATTCGAGGCCCATCGCACCGTGGGCGTCATCGTGCCTTACCGTAATCAGATTGCAATGATTCGTCGCGAGGTGGAGCGATTGGGGCTTCCCGAACTGAATGAGGTGACCATCGACACGGTGGAACGCTACCAGGGTTCGCAGCGCGACGTGGTGATCTACTCCTTCACCGTGCAAAACGTTTATCAACTCGACTTCCTCACGGCTAATTGCTTTGAAGAAAACGATCGCACAATCGACCGTAAACTCAACGTCGCACTTACCCGTGCACGCACTCAAATGCTGCTCACGGGCCATGCTCCAACGCTGAGCCGCAACTCGCTTTTTGCCCAACTCATGGCTTTTGCTCGGAAAAAGGGCGGCTATGTGGCTCACTTTCCTCTCGCTGTCGAGGCAGAATGTTCTGCCCGAACGTAA
- the pyk gene encoding pyruvate kinase encodes MKQTKIVASISDRNCSQEFIRKLFFAGMNVVRMNTAHASEEGIKEIIRNVRAVSPHIAIMMDTKGPEIRTTNVAEPIEYKSGDIVKIFGRPDVDTTHDMLNVSYIDIANDVKVGDDILFDDGELDMKVLEVDGPMLVTQVQNDGRLGAHKSVNVPGEHIDLPAITEKDHRNIVLAIEEDIDFIAHSFVRSAEDVRAVQKILDQHGSDIKIISKIENQEGVDNIDEIIDASYGIMIARGDLGIEVPIERIPGLQREMIHKCILKKKPVIVATQMLHTMINNPRPTRAEVTDIANAIYYRTDALMLSGETASGKYPVEAVKTMAAIAEQAEKDRLRLKGLQISLADECSQKEFLAYSAIESTRKLGVAGIITDSETGETARILASFRGATPVLAICYKEKTQRWLNLSYGVIPIYQKEHVSPHYLFTAALRMLRQKNYIHLDDKIAYLSGSFGEGGGTTFIEINKVEKALASDSNYQFHLPDHTKIS; translated from the coding sequence ATGAAACAAACAAAAATTGTAGCTTCCATCAGCGACCGCAATTGCAGTCAGGAGTTTATCCGCAAACTCTTCTTCGCTGGCATGAACGTAGTGCGAATGAACACTGCACATGCCTCTGAAGAAGGCATCAAAGAAATTATCAGAAACGTGCGAGCCGTGTCGCCACACATTGCCATCATGATGGACACGAAAGGACCCGAAATAAGAACGACCAATGTGGCCGAACCCATCGAATATAAATCGGGCGACATCGTGAAGATCTTCGGTAGACCCGATGTCGACACCACCCACGACATGCTCAACGTATCGTATATCGACATCGCCAACGACGTAAAAGTGGGCGACGACATCCTCTTCGACGACGGAGAACTCGACATGAAGGTGCTCGAAGTAGACGGCCCCATGCTCGTGACACAAGTGCAGAACGACGGTCGGCTCGGTGCACACAAAAGCGTCAACGTGCCCGGAGAACACATCGATCTGCCCGCCATCACCGAGAAAGATCATCGCAACATCGTGCTGGCTATTGAGGAAGACATCGACTTTATCGCTCATTCTTTCGTTCGTTCGGCCGAAGACGTGAGAGCCGTACAAAAGATTCTCGACCAACATGGAAGCGACATCAAAATCATTTCCAAAATCGAAAACCAAGAGGGCGTTGACAATATCGATGAGATTATCGATGCTTCCTACGGTATTATGATTGCCCGCGGCGACTTAGGCATCGAAGTTCCCATCGAGCGCATCCCTGGTTTGCAGCGCGAGATGATTCACAAATGCATCCTCAAAAAGAAACCCGTCATCGTGGCTACGCAGATGCTTCACACCATGATCAACAATCCACGACCCACCCGAGCCGAAGTGACCGACATCGCCAATGCCATCTACTACCGCACCGACGCTCTCATGCTCAGCGGCGAAACGGCATCGGGCAAATATCCCGTTGAAGCCGTCAAGACGATGGCCGCTATCGCCGAACAGGCCGAAAAAGACCGACTGAGACTCAAAGGTCTGCAGATCTCGCTCGCAGACGAATGCAGCCAAAAGGAGTTTTTGGCCTACTCGGCCATCGAATCGACCCGCAAACTCGGTGTCGCCGGTATCATCACCGACAGCGAAACCGGCGAAACGGCTCGCATTCTGGCCTCCTTCCGCGGAGCAACGCCTGTGCTGGCGATCTGCTATAAAGAAAAAACGCAACGCTGGCTCAACCTCAGTTATGGCGTCATTCCTATCTATCAAAAAGAGCATGTCTCGCCACACTATCTCTTCACAGCCGCACTACGCATGTTGCGACAGAAGAACTACATCCACCTCGACGACAAAATCGCTTACCTCAGCGGTAGCTTCGGTGAAGGCGGCGGCACCACTTTCATCGAAATCAATAAGGTAGAGAAAGCTTTGGCCAGCGATAGCAACTACCAGTTCCACCTGCCCGATCACACGAAGATAAGCTAA